The Manihot esculenta cultivar AM560-2 chromosome 1, M.esculenta_v8, whole genome shotgun sequence genome has a window encoding:
- the LOC110621689 gene encoding protein STRICTOSIDINE SYNTHASE-LIKE 11 produces MQFMYASEIMNSYSYHLMDSIALQKLLIIFLFSFLFFPSFILSHDQKQKIIKLYLPPSVAGPEATAFDRAGFGPYTGVADGRVFKYVNPTDGYVEFATTSSTRPKQLCDGNSNRAIEPKCGRPLGLAFYHTTGHLYIADAYFGLVEVGPRGGIAASISKSAGGVPYRNLNALDVDQKNGVVYFTDLSTKFQLRQFNDALLSGDQTGRLLKYDIRKKQATVLAHNLGLPVGVAVSKHGDFVIVSEYVHNRTLRFWLTGHKAKTTEIFTKFPGRPDNIKRNAKGEFWIPVTSVNGNPNRTVAWKLDEDGKLKKSFDLRMVGNPLPMYSEVQEIHPRVFSLGILNLNYSGIMY; encoded by the exons ATGCAATTCATGTATGCTTCTGAAATCATGAACTCATATAGCTATCATCTTATGGATTCCATAGCTTTACAAAAGCTTCtcatcatttttctttttagctTCTTATTTTTCCCTTCTTTTATTCTTTCACATGATCAGAAACAGAAAATAATAAAGCTTTACCTTCCACCCTCTGTAGCTGGCCCTGAGGCAACTGCTTTTGATCGTGCCGGTTTTGGCCCATACACTGGCGTCGCCGATGGTAGAGTCTTCAAATACGTCAATCCAACTGATGGGTATGTTGAATTTGCCACCACTTCTTCCACCAG ACCCAAGCAGCTTTGTGATGGGAATTCTAACCGTGCAATTGAACCAAAATGTGGACGACCACTAGGCTTGGCATTTTATCATACAACTGGACATCTCTATATTGCTGATGCTTATTTTGGACTTGTAGAAGTTGGTCCCCGAGGTGGGATTGCTGCTTCGATTTCCAAATCTGCAGGTGGAGTTCCTTACCGAAACCTTAATGCCTTAGACGTTGATCAGAAAAATGGAGTAGTTTACTTCACCGACCTTAGCACCAAATTTCAGCTAAG GCAATTCAATGATGCATTACTCAGTGGAGACCAAACAGGAAGGCTACTGAAATATGACATCAGAAAGAAACAAGCAACAGTATTAGCCCACAACCTTGGGCTGCCAGTGGGAGTAGCAGTAAGCAAACATGGAGACTTTGTGATTGTTTCAGAGTACGTTCACAACAGAACCCTGAGATTTTGGCTTACAGGACATAAAGCTAAAACAACAGAAATTTTCACCAAGTTCCCTGGAAGACCAGACAATATAAAGAGGAATGCAAAAGGGGAATTCTGGATTCCTGTCACAAGTGTAAATGGGAATCCAAACAGAACAGTTGCTTGGaagcttgatgaagatggcaaGTTGAAGAAGTCTTTTGATTTGAGAATGGTGGGAAATCCACTTCCAATGTATAGTGAAGTTCAAGAAATTCATCCTAGGGTTTTTTCACTTGGAATTCTAAATTTGAACTACTCTGGAATTATGTATTGA